One Anser cygnoides isolate HZ-2024a breed goose chromosome 4, Taihu_goose_T2T_genome, whole genome shotgun sequence genomic region harbors:
- the LOC106045318 gene encoding LOW QUALITY PROTEIN: radial spoke head protein 6 homolog A-like (The sequence of the model RefSeq protein was modified relative to this genomic sequence to represent the inferred CDS: deleted 2 bases in 1 codon) — protein MAAGVRPFLSTAAGSTPSGPRASSNGGRLCRSLSEESGPRMSEAGAGSREQQEVGLGADQPQELGSRVSQQQGMEQASYEHQVPEVSFSQRYAEGQDSHQAQEASQSMNQSKALGFDPYQTQEPRSAYQTYGAGQELYQAYEDGHGPYQPHEPGYGLYQPGYSPYDDQIPDPEARMLAIQNAKAYLLTSSTTSGLNLYDHLANTLTKILDEQPTNVVDIIENISKDVKWAQFQKKMDTLRDEPAMLPTFESAERRKTLFLKAYEEGDEELEEKIGETPLPNVMETAFYFEQAGIGLSKDEYYHIFLALKKLISAQPIQTCRFWGKILGLEMNYIIAEVQFQEGAEEEETEEEEVTDEGEKRMGEVEDEDEEKEKEEPPKSTYKPPPVIPKEENGTGANKYVYFVCNEPGKPWVKLPPVTPAHIVCARKIKKFFTGRLDAPIVSFPPFPGTEANYLRAQIARISAGTHVCPIGFYRFAEEEGDEDEEGGGGRDTYEENPDFQPLSVAEMVESLSTWVHYVPSILEQGRCVWINPLQKSEEEEEGEEEEEKDEEPDELQQEIGPPLLTPLSEDEGIQNIPAWTAQPSTNLIPQYAVAILQSNRWPGAYAFASGMKFNNIYFGWGHKYSPENHTPALPGPVQKEYPDGPEITEATDPAVEEELAFKAAKEKALAAAEEEPEGDEEEDVIKI, from the exons ATGGCGGCGGGTGTCCGGCCCTTCCTCAGCACTGCCGCCGGGTCCACCCCTTCCGGGCCCCGCGCCTCTAGCAACGGCGGACGCCTCTGTCGGTCTCTTTCTGAGGAGTCGGGGCCTCGGATGTCAGAAGCGGGAGCAGGTTCCCGGGAACAGCAGGAGGTAGGGTTGGGGGCTGATCAGCCCCAAGAGCTGGGAAGCAGGGTCTCCCAGCAGCAG GGGATGGAACAAGCCTCTTATGAGCACCAGGTACCAGAAGTAAGCTTCAGCCAGAGATATGCAGAGGGACAGGACTCTCACCAGGCGCAGGAGGCAAGCCAAAGCATGAATCAGTCCAAAGCGCTGGGATTTGACCCTTACCAAACACAGGAACCAAGAAGTGCCTATCAGACATACGGAGCAGGACAGGAGCTTTACCAAGCCTATGAAGATGGGCATGGCCCCTATCAGCCACACGAACCCGGTTATGGGCTCTATCAGCCAGGATACAGCCCATATGATGATCAAATACCAGATCCCGAAGCCCGAATGCTGGCAATTCAGAATGCAAAAGCCTACTTGCTGACGAGCAGCACAACATCTGGCCTGAACTT ATATGATCATCTTGCTAATACCCTAACAAAGATCCTGGATGAACAGCCCACAAATGTGGTAGACATAATTGAGAATATCAGCAAGGATGTGAAGTGGGctcaatttcagaaaaaaatggatactCTTCGAGATGAACCTGCAATGCTTCCAACATTTGAATCTGCAGAAAGGCGTAAAACTTTGTTCCTCAAGGCATATgaagaaggagatgaagaacTAGAAGAAAAGATA GGAGAGACTCCTCTACCTAATGTGATGGAAACAGCCTTTTATTTTGAACAGGCTGGAATTGGCTTGAGCAAAGATGAATACTATCACATATTTCTTGCCCTTAAAAAACTCATTAGTGCTCAGCCAATCCAGACATGTCGCTTCTGGGGCAAAATTTTGGGCCTGGAGATGAACTATATTATAGCTGAAGTACAGTTccaggagggagcagaggaggaggaaacagaagaggaagaagttactgatgaaggagagaaaaggatGGGTGAAGTcgaagatgaagatgaggagaaagaaaaagaagaaccaCCAAAGTCTACCTATAAGCCCCCACCTGTCAtcccaaaagaagaaaatggaactGGGGCTAATAAATACGTCTACTTTGTTTGCAACGAGCCTGGCAAACCCTGGGTGAAGTTGCCTCCAGTGACACCAGCACATATTGTCTGTGCCAGGAAAATCAAGAAGTTCTTCACTGGTAGGCTGGATGCTCCTATTGTGagcttccctcctttccctggAACTGAGGCCAACTACCTGCGTGCACAGATAGCTCGGATCTCAGCAGGAACCCACGTCTGTCCCATTGGATTTTACCGGTTTGCGGAggaagaaggagatgaagatgaggaagggggaggaggaagagataCATACGAAGAAAACCCTGATTTTCAGCCTCTTTCTGTGGCTGAAATGGTGGAGTCTCTCTCCACGTGGGTACACTATGTGCCGAGTATTTTAGAGCAG GGTCGTTGTGTTTGGATTAACCCTTTACAAAaatcagaggaagaagaagaaggtgaagaggaggaagagaaagatgagGAGCCAGATGAACTACAGCAAGAAATAGGACCTCCCCTTCTCACTCCGCTCTCTGAAGATGAAG GAATTCAAAACATCCCTGCTTGGACAGCTCAGCCTTCTACAAACCTGATCCCTCAATATGCTGTTGCAATCCTTCAGTCTAACCGATGGCCTGGAGCATATGCCTTTGCATCTGGCAT gaaatTTAATAATATCTACTTTGGCTGGGGTCACAAATACAGTCCAGAAAACCATACACCTGCACTGCCTGGGCCAGTGCAAAAAGAATACCCCGATGGGCCAGAGATCACCGAGGCCACGGACCCGGCAGTGGAAGAGGAGCTGGCTTTTAAGGCTGCAAAGGAGAAAGCCTTAGCCGCAGCT GAAGAAGAACCGGAGGGTGATGAAGAGGAAGACGTGATTAAAATATAG